The Papaver somniferum cultivar HN1 chromosome 6, ASM357369v1, whole genome shotgun sequence genome segment gacccatgcttccttatggtCTCCTGATGCCTCCCACACCTTTAATTGCGTTTCtagctcactaatttcatcaacccctaaaactagggtttcagtgggaagaataggttgaggggttgatgtaatgagtggctaggggataggagaatgatggAGTGTAGTGGTGGCGGTataggcagagcaggtggtggtgatggcggtataggcagagcaggtggtggtgatggcggacatgggttttctctgcagagggatggagaagaaggaggaggtcgatagaaaatggattggggtgcgtttgttttgggtatagggtatttggtactcgggtgttgagcggcttcatcaaattttgatgttttgtgactctgagctgcgggatgcgaagatggttggtagatctaacggtgagatgagagatgaatcaatgcaaccgttggattttgaaacacaacgaagtcaacggtgttagatgatgttaggtactgtagtgttaagcggaagtatcgagatttgatgcgcaggcaaaggaacgaccgtaggatctaaatgtgatctaatctgaaggcttggaatttaggcactatggtgttttgcaggtacttcagattttgatgcacgatgaagaagcgaccattggatgatgagatggatccaatctaacggctgagaatggaggcgggtatggatatagaaaatgggtttgggtaagggttttgggccttgggtatgccaagcccatatcttctttaagagcaattcttccttcttgagcccattcctagctttttggtcttgtgcgcaccattctttgcggcttccttgcgtaatttcttccggcttttcactactcttcagctcttttctgctccgcaagttatccagactttatttattacctaaaaatgcaaaattaagtaagaaaaatatttattcttgaaaacaatgaaaatacagaatatgggataaaatgtagaattactgcacaaaagatgagttaaatgccaacaaaaagggataaatatatacaatatttggcactcatcaataaacCAACACGAATTTTCAGACAATGAATcataagaaataaaaagaaatatgtaCTGCAGTTTTTACCAGTACATATGGATTTTTCTTTCATATTAGTTGTATAATCAACAAGGTTATAACATAAGAAAACGAAGTAACAAGAACATGGTGATATGTACTGACGAATACGTACTTTCAACAATATATATGTAATCTATTTGAGAACATTGCATATTGATTTTCACTAATACATATTCGTATTAATATGTCCTCAAGGTTTTAACTCTAGTACAAAGTAACCTATATTTATCAGATATAGCATGAACTTAAAATTTAAGAATAAACTACTGCATAAATCAGCAAAATCATATGAGTAATAATGATAAACCACCACAAATTTTCAGGCAATGAATCATCAAAATTACGAAGAATCACTGAGAGGAACAAAACAGATTCAATATAAGGATCGAGAGGATGCATTATATACACAACACAACTTAACAACAGGATGCATTACAATTTAAAGTGAAAAAACGTACCACGTTTCAAGATTGACCATGTTTCTCATTTCTTTCCATGTGTTGGTCCTCTAGACATAAAATCCACAACTTCTGAACCTACAATACAGTTGGTAAAGCttcacattttcattttcataaaagtatccttttcattttcataaacacataTAACATGTTTTTGTTGGTATATAAGCATCTAGGTACAAGGGTTTATCCAGTACATATAGATATGTAACCATAAACTAGAATTTTTGCATACATGATAGTATGTACTGCATCTAAAAATTACTCTTTCCCTAAGTACATATCATGATAAACTGGTGCATCTAAAAATCACACTTTTTCAAGCATGAACTAAGGGTTCATATAGTACGTATCAGTACATAATTAAGCTCAAGAATTAAGCATTAAGTATTAAGaaatcactacatattgatatgtatcaaCATTAAGAATTAAGAATATATATAAGAGTAATATTGATATGTAATTCAAGTAACACAACAATGATATGACAGATTTTATTATACCGATGGTCTGCTGCGTAACAAAGATCGTATAGTTATGCCATCAATATGTACTGTTTGATTTAATGGTTCtactaaaaatcaaaaatcatacaGTACACATGTTGGATTGCATTACCTTGTTTTAGCAGAAACACCGGGTTTCTTTGATTTCGCCTTCTTAACAGATTCGTTGTTCTTCCTTGATTTGGTTTCACAAGTAgatttcttcttctgattctttgACCCTGGTTGAGAATCAGGAGTACTtgtttctttcaatcttttttaacCATTTACTTCGAGAATTTAGATCACAATACTTCGAGAATTTCAGTAGGAAAACGAATTTATGAGTAACAGGAAAACGAATCATAAAATCAGATCCAAAATGAATCTCCATCAGAACAACTATGTCAATCTTATACGATTTTTCGCTTAGATATGATTTTTTTCAGTTGATTTTGTGATGGTTTGAACggatttttgtaatgatttcatcaaatctagggttttgtcgttgatttttcttttgtttgttgatgACCGATTAAGAAGATCACTTGAATACGATGAGGTAGAAAAAAAATGAGAGGAAGTAACAGGGAAAAGTTGTTTAATGGAAGAATTGCAGAGAGAGGTTGGTTCTTTAGTATTCACACGTATAATAAAAAGGGTACTCGGGTCTTTTTGCAAATACCAAAACTTTTTTGGACCTCCTATTAAATGTTTTTTTTGGATGGACTACAGactaacccgggtcgggttttatggactaaacaggaaatttCTCATAAATATTTAGAATTTTATAAATAATAATAGTTTAAAAATAACTATAATGTttcaaacaataataataacCCGTGCAGTGTATCTTAAAATTTTAAGTTTATCATAACTAAGCTAAAACTGAAAAATAAAGGAAACAATTGATCCACAATGAAGAATCATGGTTCTTTTTACTTCTTAATTCCTAATTGTTAACCATCTTCCTCCATGTTAATAATCTCAACATGgtcttcttcattatcttcccAAAAAGTTCCCCGTTCTGATTTTAATTCACCTATTGAAATATAAATAAAATGTATCATATATAACCGTAAATAAGTATTTGAATGTAAAAATTGCTTTAATAACAAATATTCTTTTACCTTCCATCTTATCCCACAGCCAATCTTGAGTGCACATCAGAGCTTCCAATGTTTTTGGATGAAGTCGATTACGTTGGATACTCACAAATCTACCTCCAGTGCTAAAAGCAGATTCTGAAGCAACTATAGACACTGGAATCACTAAGATGTCTCTAGCCATACACTGCAAGACCGGATATTTGATTCCATTTTTCTTCCACCATGCTAGTATGTCAAAATCATTCGCCCTAGGTAAAAGACTTTCCTCCAAATAACATGTTAACTCTGACTTAACAGTACTAGTCTGAGTGCTATTAGAGACAAACATATCAAATTTATCCAAAGGATCTACGTCATCATCTAAACCATACATCTCTGATCGAGAAGTGGATGAAAAATCACTTTGGCCAATAGATTTATCAGCAAATACTTTCAGTTCATACTCTTTAGCCAAATCAAAACATAAATTGCTTACTCGAGTCATTTCGAAGTCTGCAAAAGATGGACCATAAATTTGCGGGAAGTAAAACTGAATCAATTTCATCTTAAACCTTGGATCCAACATAATTGCTACTGCCATTATCCCATTGATCACCATCCAATACTCTTGAAACTTTTATATCATACCTGATGCCATTTCTcttatcacatcaaatttagatttACTCCACTCGTTCAATGACAATCTAATCTCACAAATACTTGGAAAAAAAAGATTGGTTGTAGGATATTTTACTCCAGAAAACTTCTCCGTGAAGTTATAAAATATCTTCAATTTATCACACATCTCCCTTGCCAACGACCAATCTTCTTCACCGGGAAAATACTTATATTGTGGCTCTCGTTGCTTTAGGCGAGTGAAGACCCTTTGATACTTAATAGCAATATTAAGCATCATATATGTAGAGTTCCATCTAGTCTCACAATCAAGGACTAGCTTATTTGTACATGCAATATTTAACTGACGGGCAGCCTCTTCGAATTTTTCAACTCGTTTTGGTGTTGCTTTCCAGTAAGAAACACTATTACGAATCAACTCGATTGCCCCTTTAATCCCTTCTAATCCTTGCTTGACTATGAGAGCTAGTATGTGCGCACAACAACGCATATGAAACAAATCTCCACCCAATAGTAATGAGTTACTTGACAATTTTTCCAAGGTATTTTTGATCATAAGATCATTAGTGGTGCAATTATCAACAGTAATAGTAGATATCTTACCATCAATATTCCAATCCAACAGACATTCCATCAATGCTTCTGAGAGGACCTCAGCTGTATGTGGACATGGAACATACATAAACCTAGTACAGATAACACATGTATTAGCAATAGAAAAAACATCTACATAAAATATATAGGTATATGTATTCATACCTGATAATTTGGCTTTGTAGGATTCATGAATCATCGATAAAATGAGATGTAATGACCATGTATCCCTTCTTTTGTTTACTGGTCCACATATCAGTGGTTAATGCAATTTTTCCTTGATGTTTCTCTAAAAGCTGCATTATTTTAACTTTTTCTTCATCGTATATTTTGAAAATGTCATTTTTAATGGTGTTTCGGGATACCACCTTAAACAGTGGTTGGAGTGCATTTGAATATCTTCTGAATCCTTCATGCTCGACGATGGAAAGCGGGTATTCATGTAGAATTATCATGTAAGCGAGCTCCTTCCTGGCGACagattgatcaaaattatatgttGTAAGCTGGTTTCGCACATCTTTTTTTCTACTCGGAGTAAGTACCGCTTGTCTTATGTCTGTCTGTTTAAGTCGAGGACAtcttttcatatgatcatgtagATGCTTTTTCCCATGGTTGCTTTTTCCTCCTAGTATCTTGTTGCAATGATCGCAAACCGCTTTGTCTTCCcctcttattttcttttttttttaaagtgacCCCAGACTATGGACCTCTTCCTCCCTGTTCTTGTTTTGGTAGCTTCATCCTCGGCATCGTCACCATCAGCTGCATTTGGCTGCGCAGTATCATTAGATTGAAGTTGGACGTCATTAGCTGGTGGAGGCGAAGATGGAGTTGTCCGTACATGGTCTTCATATTGAGATTCTTCAGTTTCGTCTAGGATCGGTGTAATGATCATCTTGTTACGACTTTGGAATCACTGTAACTGTATACACATAAAGAATTAAGATAAAATAAATAGTAAAAGATTCATAATCAGAAAAAGACATTTTATGTATCCATCTCTAAAGATTCACATCATGACCATATACCCACTATGAACTGTGGAGTTAATAAGAAGACGAAACAGCCAACTATTAAATCAAAAATCATTTATGTTCTTATACAGTAAGAAAGAAATTACAAAAAAGTATCACTTGTTTTTTACAAATGTCAATGAATTCAACGAAACATGTGGTCTTATTTGAACATATAGATTCGAATGAGAAAACGTCGAAGCTTCGGTGTGGAAATGGATTACAACATGATTTAATTAACATTCCATGATCAATCATCAAAAATATAAATTGTATATATTAGGGAGTTATGAGTTATACCTTACGAGCACCTTTAACCCTAATAAGCATGAACACCGAAATAATAAACAAAAacgatatctatatatttttattaaacccTAGATAACAgatatatatataataggtgtacggggcgggtatggggtggggaccttgaatcccatccccaccccatccccgCATCAGTACTTCGGGGATTCCCCGTACCCCGCCCTGTTTCCCGTTTATACGGGTAAAACCCTAACTCATAGGGGCAGATtcccacggggatgggtttgggtggggcaaattgCCATCCCTAGGAGgaagttttattttgataaacaTGAAGAACAATAATACGGGGGACTTTATTTTCTCCGTCTTTTATTCAGTTTCGATAAGTTTGTAGATCTAATTAAAAACCGTACGATTAATGTGATCCAAGGGTTTCTATTTTTACCCGATAAGGGTGGAACTTTGAGGGAGTGGGGCCGAACATAAGCCAAAAAGAACGACAATTTCCTTAGAGACATTTCTTATTTAGTCCAGTAATTCCCACCCgtgttactggctagtccagagggaTAACACATTTATCGTTTGGTCCAATAAAGTTTAAACCTGCCTAAAATTACCTATCTACCCATAGACACGTTAaaagtaattttcagtttcattttcgattctctctctcttgtttcttCAGTTACAGAACCACTCCTTTAGACATTCAATTTATTTTTTACCAATCGCttttatctcttctttcttctcaatCAAACTCATCTAAAAACGATTTCGAAAATCATTAATTACAGAAAAATCATCTGTTcctgacctaatcaattacataaatcatcagttcctaacctaatttttattcattcaattgaagagaaaaaatggttagaactatcaaacggacaattacagaagaaattgtagaagaaacccaggtaaaaagaagaagaaaaaatgttgatgattcaccaacacaatcctcccctgctgctaaatctccgacaacaaggagtatgagtaaagttggtactccgtcacgaacaaatgttcctcaggtagaaggtaagcaaaaatcagaagaaagtaaagcctaattttgtacttcatattgacatgcaatacttagaaaactgttgttgaatttcatattgacatgcaatacatatcaatatgtagagctGATGAAAAACTGTAGATATGTAGTGATGTTCAACTAATATCCTACATATGCTCAATAGAATCACTACATCTCTGTATATAGtgtttgttttacatgttttcaacTGTTGTATATGCAATTTACtcttacatattgacatgcagtgtgtgtTTCTATGCTCAATGGAATTACTAGATAtttgtatgtagtgtctggtatacatgttttcatatgttgtatatgtaatttgagacaacatattgacatgcaatgtgtgattcatatgttttttgttcaatagaaacacaacatctctgtgagtcatatgttttacatgtttttcatctgttgtgtatgtaatttgacatgcagtgtgtgattcatatgttttatatctgtactacatatcaatatgttgtctgcaattcgtagttattgatatgtaatgatagcatttcaaattgatatgtgtgctacatattattatctgcctgtaatatgtaatgtgtacaaaacttttggtttacaaaaacagcaaaaaccaaaggaaagaaagcagctgctgctcctgaagaaaaaagcaaaagaaaaacagcaaactactaaagtaaaaggaaaaacagcgacaacggctgctactccttcaccaccagcaaagggggacaaagcacttgtcctgagagctgctactccttctccaaaaggaaagggaaaagaaaaaagcgggaaagcaaaagcgctcctgaaagaaggtttgtaatgttaaaattgaagataattcttaataacgagggggcgctgccccctcgacccccgtaaattgtggttcatatgtagttatcagtatgtagttataaaattaccaatatgttgtggtatttgatatgtagttgtttcatgttcatggtagatacattaactacatatttgatatggtgtaggggaagagaaggggaagaaagcagttgccttgagagctgctactccttcaccaaaaacaaaaggggggaaagcaaatgtagaaggtatgtagtacaaatacatataagaacaaagcgtatgaataatatgtatccttaataacatatgtttatgagtatgtaatgatgcattgttgtgcttgtttttggtattaagtgtttttacatttttactgtatcaaatcagatacatatgccatacgcactattacaaatcgatatgtagttaaaataatacgtagtggtatctactattatatatcaatatgtagaggtaaatacttatattctcgtaacatattacatatcaatatgtagaggtagatacttatattctcgtatgtactgttaataatatgtagtttcaagacttggtagatattacaactacatattgatgatgtaactacatatttgatataccatattgatatgtactgtaatagtttttggttcttgttattgtgtaggtgctaataagcgtaagaaaggagctggaaaaccacgaagtttataccgtggcggtttcaggggcttgtgggggcttgcgaagactattaggaccactaagaaggctattgcgaagtccactgaaaaccttgagttgagtgagttgcagctgaagatgatttctgaagcatcattcggtaacatgttcctaatgttctggtacacaatatttgagttggaacattggttgaagattgaagatgcaatgacgaaaatgttacgttgttacgttaggggtcaagatccaaacaagcttagatttttctttaaaatgcatggccaaccgaatgagctagtatccacaccagaagaaatggcacttatttatgggatgccgagaattccaaatagggaatatcttgattataggcttacacaagtcaataaaaaaatggatggcgtgaaacagaatttttcaaaaggacttttcctactgatatgaaagctggtgataaagtgactaggccaatgattgtgaaggcaatcttgaatatccttaaacgaacaccaattaatctgaaaaagaagaagtctgatgaagagtctctgcaaagcgtgggtgatcaatcaaatgaagattctgaagaagacgaggaagacgaggaagatgccgaagatcttgttaggcttatctgcttgtatatgtgcgcttcattatttttcgctataagtgatgcaaacgctttgactgaaaaatatattggtttcgttcttgatcttaagaaggctaagaatatttcatggcctgacctcatccattctcatttagagaaagagctgaatgaaaacgtggaatccgtagaacgcacaaatggttgtgctatttatttgttggtaagaatatatttatttgtttattctacttcaaaatgttttttttatgtgttttctacattttgatagtatatctaatactgcatatcaatattttgcatccatggtttgcggagcatacccatttggtggcgcccgaagatatagtgacagaacctgcaggaatgtatgtgccaagagtggctaggtggaatcatacaaatatatgtgctgagttcctaaaggatattgatctttctgagtatcaggtaaacttgtcgtacatattttgtcataataaaaatatatattgataagtttcgacatattgatatgtaattattagcatatcaatatgtagtagttattagcatatcaatatgctactacatattagcatatcaatatgtattagttattagcatatcaatttgtggtgatacatattgatatgtagttattagcatattaatatgtagttctccctgtgtatctaatagagaaagaactacgacatgttttttttgttgtaatatctaatatgtagttgcttttttacatttatttgatttgtaccagttccatgttgatttcaaagatgagataacacacgaagaaagacaaatccttaatcgtatttcaagaaggattcaacaggaagcaaatgatgatgctttttgtttagatgagaattctgaatcggaagaagagaaagaagaagaggaagaagagaaggaagaagagaaagaagaagaggactcagtattggggggagaagattggaagattaaatacgatgatttgaggaatacaatatcttccaaatggagtgaattcaacacaatgcagcaagagggtgaaccggttgacgcttcaaagcttgagttcatgttgcatgatatttaccggaaatctttccctttgcagagagaagccagccatgaagattatgttagcttgggatgtacacctactccaagaaaccccaatgaagagttgaatgtggaccaaatagttgagaacgaaatacaaggttctccggaagatcaaacagatgctaatgtcaacattcctgaagttggtttgtcaacaccgaaagatcaaactcatgctaatgccacctctgaggttgaattgtcaacaacttcagtgttgaagttccatgatgttgaagttccgcgttctgaggttaaaaattgggctcaatctaatttggagcaaaaagtcaaagagatacaagagaaaaagggcaaagaaaacacacaggtaagtagcatatcagtacgtagtctaagtagcatattaatatctatctgtgacatatcaatatgtaatggtatcaACAACTTCAGtgttgaagttccgcgttctTAAAAATTGGGCTCAatctaatttggagcaaaaagtcaaagagatacaagagaaaaagggaaaagaaaacacacaggtaagtagcatatCAGTACGCAGTCTAAGTAGCATATTAATATCTATCtgtgacatatcaatatgtagtggtatctaccattacatattgatatgtaacagtacattcttgtataccactatctatctgttacatatcagtatctatctgttacttatcaatatgtagtggtatctaccattacatattgatatgtaacagtacattcttgtagtggaacatatttatatgtaacagtacactcttgtggtggtagacatagcaaaaactcaagctaagtaggttt includes the following:
- the LOC113291296 gene encoding zinc finger BED domain-containing protein RICESLEEPER 2-like, producing MIITPILDETEESQYEDHVRTTPSSPPPANDVQLQSNDTAQPNAADGDDAEDEATKTRTGRKRFMYVPCPHTAEVLSEALMECLLDWNIDGKISTITVDNCTTNDLMIKNTLEKLSSNSLLLGGDLFHMRCCAHILALIVKQGLEGIKGAIELIRNSVSYWKATPKRVEKFEEAARQLNIACTNKLVLDCETRWNSTYMMLNIAIKYQRVFTRLKQREPQYKYFPGEEDWSLAREMCDKLKIFYNFTEKFSGVKYPTTNLFFPSICEIRLSLNEWSKSKFDVIREMASDFEMTRVSNLCFDLAKEYELKVFADKSIGQSDFSSTSRSEMYGLDDDVDPLDKFDMFVSNSTQTSTVKSELTCYLEESLLPRANDFDILAWWKKNGIKYPVLQCMARDILVIPVSIVASESAFSTGGRFVSIQRNRLHPKTLEALMCTQDWLWDKMEGELKSERGTFWEDNEEDHVEIINMEEDG